Part of the Brassica oleracea var. oleracea cultivar TO1000 chromosome C8, BOL, whole genome shotgun sequence genome is shown below.
ATATTTTCTGGTATATTTGATTCTGATCCTCTTGAGATTATTTTTGATAACAGGGATCTGAGGAAGAAAACAGCAAGAGTTGGCCTCCATGGCTTAAACCTCTGCTTCAAGAGAAGTTCTTTGTACAATGCAAATTACACGCAGATTCACACAAGAGTGAGTGTAATATGTACTGTTTAGATTGTACCAATGGTCCTCTCTGTTCTTTCTGCCTCTCTTTCCACAAGGATCATCACGCCATTCAGGTTCCTCTTTTTTTACTTTCTTTGAAACCATAAAGTTTATATGGTTTTTTTACTGAGAGAGAAAGAGAAAAACAGATCATCGTTGGTGATTCTGACCTTTGTATGTTGATTAAACTTACAGATAAGGAGATCATCATATCACGATGTGATAAGAGTATCGGAGATTCAGAAATTTCTGGACATAACAGGAGTTCAGACATATGTGATTAACAGTGCTAAGGTTGTCTTCTTGAACGAGAGACCTCAGCCTCGACCAGGCAAAGGTGTTGTCAACACCTGCCAAGTCTGTTATCGCAGCCTCGTCGATTCCTTCAGATTCTGCTCTCTTGGTTGCAAGGTATAACGGAAAAAAAAAGTTTTATGTTTATTTTCTCGAGAAAGTGAACAAAATACAGTGAAAATGGGTGAAAACACACATTCAAAAGAGATAAAAATTGTATTCAAACTGAAATTTGAAATAATTTGTATTTATAATTCAAAAATGATTATATAATTTAAAAATTAATATTATTGAAAGAAAAAATTATTTAGTGATTTAAAAATATATATTATTATTTTCTCATGAAAAATGGGGGAAACAAAAGAGTTGACTACTTTGAGCTTAAAAAGTATAATCTCAAACATCGACTATTCACCGAATAGGTAAGCTAACTCCTTTTTTTTTTAACATCAAGCTAACTACTATTTATAATTGATAAAAAAATAGCCGGGAAGGTCTTAGTCTAGTGGCTAGGAGAGTATCTTAAGCACCTTGGCATTAGGTGTTCGCCCCTCCAGGCTTCCTAAGTGAAGCTTTCCTTCTAAAGGGTTAGCACCATTAATGGGAGCGTCTAAAGGGTTGTTTAGGGGTGGGTCTCACCGGTAAGAGAGGAAGAAACGTTGCCAAAAACGCTAAATTAATCATCTGTTCTGTTTCGTGGGTCCTGTGATGGTGTGCTATTGGTTCAAATGGGTTTATGGGTTAAAAATGCTTTTAAAGGACTATCGGCTCGTGTCGACAAAAAATAATTGATAAAAAATAAACGTCTTTAATTCTTTAATCACTGTTTGATGGGAATTGAGAAAAAAGATTTTATTATTGGGTTGGCGAGAAAATGGGGTGGGGGGTGGGGGGTGGGGATGGCAATCATAGCAACTCCAAGAAATTGTGAAGTTTGAAAAAATTAGATAAAAGCACTTGGGTTGAATATTCCAAGTCAATTAAAAGCTTCGACATTAAGCAATCTCTCAATTGAAAGGTCTTTTCATTTGCATACGTTTTTCATGGCTTTCAACATCTTTACAACTTGTCTACAGAAGATATTTTTTAAGATAACTCTAATATTTACATTCCCGATAAATTTATTTTATCTTTTTTTTACTAGATCTCTGGAACCTCGAAGAATTTCGACAAAAAAAGAAAGGATTCGACAAACAATCTTTCAGATTCTGATGATTCGTATAGCAGTACTACCACCAGTAACGGCAGGCTCAAGAAGAATAGTGACATGATTAATAACAATAGTTTCACGCCATCAACACCGCCTCTATCGGCCGTAAATGGCCGAATTGTAAAACGAAGGAAGGGAATTCCGCATCGTGCTCCTTTTGGAGGACTAATCATAGAATACTAATAAGATGGTAATGTATAGTCTAAATGCTAATAACAATCACCAGTGGTTTGTGGGGTATGTGTGTGTGTGTGTATACGTAGTGTGGTGTAGAGGAATGTATAAAGAAAAGCTTAACATGATATTGTGAAATAGTAGATATGAAAGGGTAAAAAAGTGGGAAAGATAACAGGATGAAGCATGAATATGTACGGGAAATACGTTTGCCTGTACATTTTGGGTTGAAAGGTTAATATGTAAATAATACTGTGTGTGGATCAAAATAATAGGTAATAAAAGTATGTGATACAATGCAAATGTGAATGAAATAAAGGCATTTTTAACATTCGATGTACTTGTTTCTTGTCTTTTGTTCTTAGTATCTCATTTATTTGTTTCTAAAATTATGATATCAATTTATATCTTCTTAAAAGACTAAAAGTGTGTGCATAGCTGAATGATTCATTGAAGAGACCCAAGAATAAAAAGAGAGTAACTTCACTTGATCCTCTTAGTTTTCTTCCACCATGGAATCCTCTTCCTAGTTTTAAAAGTTGCCATTATTAAAAGTATCTGATTTTTAGTAATATAATATCTGATATTTTGACATTTGAAGAAAAGAAATACAGTACAGATGCATAGAAAACCAATACATGTACATTGAAGATTGACTTTAGTTTTTCTAGTTAGGTAGAAAAGAATTGTATTTGTATGTATTACCTTTGTTTTTCAAGATAAATTTTCTGATGTTTCCACATATAGTAAAAAAAATTAATTTTTTTTATCATAAATGCGTTTTTTATTGTGGTTATAACAGTTCAATAAATTCAGTTAATACTTTTGAAGTTTATAATTTCTTATTGTTAGGCAATACTCATTCGGTTTTATATTAAGTGTAATAAGAAAATTTTGTTATAGGATTTCAATTCAATTTTTGTCACTAATTTATCTCTTTAATTTTAAATGAGTTAGAAAAAAAAATTAATAATTAAATAAAAGAAATACTAACTTTTAACTATTTTTATAATTGATGTGCAAGTCACCTAGAACAACATCTAATTTAAACACACAGAGAATACCTTTGTAAAGAAATTTTTTATAGAACATTTATTTTAATAAAACGGAAAGTTGTTCCAGATTTTGAAACTTGAGTGTTAATCTTTCTTTGTTGAAGTTTTACTCTTTTTTTTGCTACACATTTTTTGAAGCTTTAGTGATGATCCCAAGAACTTTTATATTTTGAAATTACAATCAGGGTTTGCAGTACCAAAAACCATTCAACAACAACAACAAACATAAACTATGGAACATTTTCTTATCAGAATCCTACACCAAAAACTCAAGAAGCAAAATGAAATCAATACTTGATCAAGTTCTTGAGGGACAACGGAAATTGGTTGTAGAATTTAATGGGAAGATAGATGATGTATACACCAATCTGAATGATAAGTTTGAAGCCCTCAACACCTATGTAAAAAAGTTGGAAAACTCAGGTGGTTCAGACTAGTGAAATTGTGAGGAGACATGAAGCGACAATTAAAAGAAAAGGTAAGTCTGGACAGAAGCACCACATGAGTGCCATCATAGATGATGAATTCTGGCGAGTAGTGAAACATGGGAAGCTCCAATAAGGGGACCGTCAAGTCGAAAGTTTCATGTCGTTTGGCAGCACACACTGGTGTCGTTTGACACCATCAGAGGAGCACCGATCGACACCCTTGAAGAATATGTGGTTCTTGTGAGATGGCAAGCATCGATCGACACTACGCAGACGTCGATCGACACCCTATTGCCTTACCGTATACAATTGTCAAGCATTGATCGACACCGACTTTATGTTGATCGACACCCATCTTAGACAGAAGCGAGAGCAACGGTTGACATCAATCAACAATCAAATTTTGATTAACGTTCTCCAGAGTATGATGCACCAGAGCCTATTATCATTCATCAGGCTATACTAGGGGACAGATTTCTATTGGGAAAAGAAAGAAAAAAGATCAAAGTTCCTAAGTATCTAAGGAGACAAACAACATGTAAAAAGATGGATAATTCTACCAAAAGGGTACTAAAGATCCCTGAAGATGAACCATTCTATGAGGTTTACTACACCTATAGGCTTTGGGTGTTTTTCATAGAGAGGAGAGAGAAAAAAGAGGACATCAAGGGTATGTTCCATCAGTTTAGAGACAAGATGATGCGGAGGATTACACTGACGAAGATAAGTGACACTGAAAAGTTCGTAGTTTTATGCATGGTTGAAGGTCACAGCTATCTGAATGCAATATGCAATATGGATTCTTCGGTAAGCATTATGCCTATGATGATGGCTAATCAGCTAAGTTTTAAGATAAAACCTTTTGGTGATTCATTCACTTTTGTGGATTAAGGTGGATTCATGAAGAATTATCAGAAATCTTCAAATGAATATCGGCAATGCCTTAGTTCCAGTGAATTTTCATGTTATGGATATTCAGATGGACTTGAATTCTTCCTTACTGATTTGGTGAGCCTTTATGGCTAATGTAGAAGCTGTTTGTGAAATGCAAACGAATAAGTTGTGTCTGACACTCATAGATAAGAATGAATTCTATGACCATGTTCCAGTGATAAAAGGGCACACGTCCTACATTGAGTTGGGTGATGATCCATGATTTGCGGCAACAATTTATTCTGATTATGGTCGTGAGAATTAAGATGGCGATAAATTGGCGATCGACACTCAACCAGCATCGGTCGACACTCTCGCGATTCCAGAATTTCATGAAGCTTTAACGCTAGAAACCGCCACTCCTCCTAGAGCTATTCTCAGAGGACAGATACGTGTCATGGCACCAGATGAGTATGGTGTTTACAGAGACCAATAGGGGAATGCACGAGGTATTGATGGAAGGATCATCAATAAGTCAAAGGCTGATATGACATCAATCCTTGAACAAGCTGCCAGTGTGGGAAGTCAATATTTGAGTTTACCAAAGTATGAAGGATTGAAGAAGCCCAGAGAACTTCCTAACCCTCTCTTTGTCAGCCAGAACCTGCAACATATAGGAGAGATCAAGTTGAAGAGATGGTTACTGAAGTTGTTATAGCCCAAGAGAGGATGTTTGATGACTTCTATAGAAAGTTGGATGCAACTTATTACCCTCTCAACAACAATATTGGATGGTTTAGAAAATTCATGGAGGAACTGGAACTGGAAGTGGATCATGCTATTATCCAGAGGTAGCAAGAACATACAGAGGAGAAGAAGGCATGAAAAGCTTTGTTGGTATCTGGTTCGAGATGAGCAAAGAAGATGTTGAGACTTTTTTCCCAATAAGTACTCATTTACTTCCATACTAGCCAAAACCTCCAAAATGTCAAGCTAAAGACTATAAACAAGTGTTGAATGGGAGGCAACCCATTCATAAGTTTTAAATTATGTTTTAATTTCATTTATTACCGATTTTCATATTTATTTTATTTCAGGCTAAAAATAAATAAAATAAAATGATCCAAGGAAGACGAGTCTGAGCAAACATCGACCGACAACTGATCAATGTCGATCGACAATGCATAACAAGTATCGATCGCCACTTTACTGTGTCGATTGAAACTCACATCTATTATATCAATCGCCACTAGTCCGTTTTTCCTTGTTAAATTTTTACTTATGATTTATTTTGTTCACTAGTCTTAGACTGCATAACAATTGAGACAATGTTTAAGTATAGGGGAAGTAGTTACTGATATTGTATTTTATATTAATATAAAGTGTCAGTTTTATTGTTTTATTGACTCAAAATAGATTCTGTTGGGGATGATAAACTTTTTCAATTTTAATTACTATCTAACCACTCTTTAACACCCTCTAAGATTTACTTAATGCATGGTGTACGGAATGGAAACACCAAAGTGGATCAACTGCCAGTAACATCCATGCTTGCTGAGAATGTCTGAAGGAACC
Proteins encoded:
- the LOC106312683 gene encoding uncharacterized protein LOC106312683 isoform X1; its protein translation is MGSEEENSKSWPPWLKPLLQEKFFVQCKLHADSHKSECNMYCLDCTNGPLCSFCLSFHKDHHAIQIRRSSYHDVIRVSEIQKFLDITGVQTYVINSAKVVFLNERPQPRPGKGVVNTCQVCYRSLVDSFRFCSLGCKISGTSKNFDKKRKDSTNNLSDSDDSYSSTTTSNGRLKKNSDMINNNSFTPSTPPLSAVNGRIVKRRKGIPHRAPFGGLIIEY
- the LOC106312683 gene encoding uncharacterized protein LOC106312683 isoform X2, with the protein product MYCLDCTNGPLCSFCLSFHKDHHAIQIRRSSYHDVIRVSEIQKFLDITGVQTYVINSAKVVFLNERPQPRPGKGVVNTCQVCYRSLVDSFRFCSLGCKISGTSKNFDKKRKDSTNNLSDSDDSYSSTTTSNGRLKKNSDMINNNSFTPSTPPLSAVNGRIVKRRKGIPHRAPFGGLIIEY